The proteins below are encoded in one region of Leptospira noumeaensis:
- a CDS encoding LEPBI_I1174 family sigma 54-regulated protein produces the protein MTKYQIATIFIISFGLHANPVFDESADDILRNTRLSRIPSVIAGLEERAIQKMETNDLISAREDLKKAIQLKHAIGMKESEGSASLLLQISKLESKLGNRCEANQYSHLAKRIALRIGVNLGAVAFDRAVIPDNRKPEGCVEVSWLKE, from the coding sequence ATGACCAAATACCAAATTGCTACAATATTCATCATTTCTTTTGGTTTGCATGCAAATCCTGTTTTTGATGAGTCTGCCGATGACATTCTAAGGAATACGAGATTGTCTCGGATTCCATCTGTCATTGCAGGTCTCGAAGAACGAGCCATCCAAAAGATGGAAACAAATGACCTGATTTCTGCCAGGGAAGATCTAAAAAAAGCCATCCAACTCAAACACGCAATTGGAATGAAAGAATCCGAAGGAAGCGCCAGTCTCCTTTTGCAAATCTCAAAGTTAGAATCAAAACTAGGGAATCGGTGTGAAGCCAATCAATATTCGCATTTAGCAAAAAGAATTGCTCTCCGCATTGGAGTCAATCTCGGAGCGGTAGCTTTTGATCGTGCCGTCATTCCAGACAACCGAAAGCCAGAAGGTTGCGTAGAAGTATCCTGGCTAAAAGAGTAA
- a CDS encoding NADPH-dependent assimilatory sulfite reductase hemoprotein subunit, whose protein sequence is MAEQKKETLAEKVKRLSRGLRGSLALSLKDEHTGSLRSDDQLLLKFHGMYQQDDRDRREERAAKKLERLYSFMIRLRIPGGMIGPVHWEALHNVAGENSTGTIKITTRQTVQLHGILKSKIKPTIKAFDSVFLDSIAACGDVNRNVTCTSNPATSPLHKEVFGYAGEISRSLLPKTRAYYEIWLDENLLAEKEEPEDPLYKDVYLPRKFKIAIAIPPYNDVDLFTNDIGLIAIIENGQLLGFNVAVGGGLGTTHGNPDTYPRVGTVFGFIPKKDILKVVYEIVTVQRDFGNREDRKLSRLKYTLDRLGVEFYKREVEKRVGISFEPAKDYQFTQRSDDFGWKQDVAGNWHYTVFVENGRVCDEHGYNLKTALLEVSKTRRATFRFTCNQNLILSDIFPKDKDLIESILVKFGVHRKTNEVSQIRKNSIACVALNTCSLALAEAQRYLPSLIDKIEPILGKHGLSDEPVSIRMTGCPNGCARPYISEIGLVGTSYGKYNLHLGADAEGYRLNRKYKEDLDESAILQELDGLFGRFSKERNTKESFGDYINRIGILN, encoded by the coding sequence ATGGCAGAACAAAAAAAAGAAACATTAGCGGAAAAAGTAAAACGCCTCAGTCGAGGACTAAGAGGTTCATTAGCATTAAGTTTGAAGGATGAACATACAGGATCACTTCGTTCTGATGACCAACTTCTACTTAAGTTTCATGGAATGTACCAACAAGATGATAGAGATCGTAGAGAAGAACGGGCCGCAAAAAAATTAGAACGTTTGTATTCCTTTATGATTCGTTTGCGAATTCCAGGTGGAATGATAGGTCCTGTTCATTGGGAAGCATTACATAATGTTGCTGGTGAAAATTCCACAGGAACCATCAAAATCACCACACGACAAACGGTTCAACTTCATGGTATTTTAAAATCAAAAATTAAACCAACCATCAAAGCATTTGATTCTGTATTTTTGGATTCCATTGCAGCATGTGGGGATGTGAACCGTAACGTAACTTGTACCTCTAATCCAGCAACAAGTCCCTTACACAAAGAAGTGTTTGGATACGCTGGCGAAATTAGTAGATCATTATTACCCAAAACAAGAGCTTATTACGAAATTTGGCTCGATGAAAATCTTTTAGCAGAAAAAGAAGAACCGGAGGATCCACTATATAAAGATGTGTATCTTCCACGTAAGTTTAAAATTGCGATTGCGATTCCCCCTTACAATGATGTGGATCTTTTCACAAATGATATAGGTCTTATCGCTATCATCGAAAATGGCCAACTCCTTGGCTTTAATGTGGCTGTTGGTGGAGGTCTTGGTACCACTCATGGAAATCCAGACACTTACCCAAGAGTAGGAACTGTATTCGGTTTTATTCCTAAAAAAGATATCTTAAAGGTAGTATACGAAATTGTAACTGTCCAAAGAGATTTTGGAAATAGGGAAGATCGAAAGTTATCTCGTTTGAAATATACTTTGGATCGTCTTGGTGTAGAGTTTTACAAACGAGAAGTAGAAAAACGAGTAGGAATTAGTTTTGAACCGGCCAAGGATTATCAGTTCACACAAAGGTCTGATGATTTTGGATGGAAACAAGACGTTGCGGGTAACTGGCATTATACGGTATTTGTGGAAAATGGACGTGTTTGTGATGAACATGGTTATAATTTAAAAACGGCCCTTCTTGAAGTTTCTAAAACGAGAAGAGCCACTTTCCGTTTTACTTGTAACCAAAACCTGATCCTATCTGATATTTTTCCAAAAGATAAAGATCTGATTGAATCCATCTTGGTGAAGTTCGGTGTTCATCGCAAAACAAATGAAGTTTCGCAAATTAGAAAGAACTCCATTGCCTGTGTGGCATTAAACACCTGTTCTTTGGCACTTGCAGAAGCACAACGATACCTACCAAGCCTCATCGATAAAATTGAACCTATTCTTGGAAAACATGGACTCTCTGACGAACCAGTTTCCATCCGGATGACAGGTTGTCCGAATGGATGTGCAAGGCCATACATTTCAGAGATTGGTCTTGTCGGAACTTCTTACGGGAAATACAATTTACACTTAGGCGCTGATGCGGAAGGTTATAGGCTGAATCGTAAGTATAAAGAAGATTTAGATGAGTCTGCGATATTACAAGAACTAGATGGACTCTTTGGAAGGTTTTCGAAAGAAAGAAACACCAAAGAGTCTTTTGGAGATTACATCAATCGAATTGGAATCTTAAACTAA
- a CDS encoding diflavin oxidoreductase: MLSDEKRNRFLQLLKESTKDEWVWMSGYLSALTQASIGGSVDVSLTPPVSIDSGTDPLHGNLKTQPIQCSVVYGTETGNSKKLGTELVKKLKELGVSAKLKSTDTYKAKDLKEEEYLFVVVSTHGDGEPPQAAKPFIQILNDSKDSLSKVKFAVLGLGDTSYPLFCQTGEDVDSMLEKLGAERIQPLGKCDVDFDLVAKPWMSELISKLNAHSKTATTQSPKPTQNPASKPTSGGKVVYEGAVVTNIVLNDVGASKSTRHIEIKTTVPIDYLPGDSAGFLAYNREDEVNRILSLLKTDRETRVTYKGETWMAYDLFRKKVSIRFLPDRVIQKYAGLIGKELPSGKLDLDVLLTLNPSEKQLELQTLVDILEPIVPRYYSIASSPSAHGEEEVHLTVAEVEIETFTGIKTGFCSGFLSELKEGDVVPFFIQRNNSFRLPSPDTDIIMIGPGTGIAPFRSFLFEREQNSGNGKNWLFFGERNFVSDFYYQTELLELMDTGVLHRLNAAFSRDTKQKVYVQDRMGENAAELLKWIENGAVIYLCGSKDPMSKDVDRKLIEILSERTFDTGKDASDYLKELEEAGRYIKDVY; this comes from the coding sequence ATGCTATCCGATGAGAAACGCAATCGATTTTTACAGTTACTGAAGGAATCCACCAAAGATGAATGGGTGTGGATGTCCGGATATTTGTCTGCTCTCACGCAGGCAAGCATTGGAGGAAGTGTTGATGTTTCCCTCACTCCTCCCGTGAGTATAGATTCGGGAACAGACCCTTTACATGGAAATTTAAAAACCCAACCCATCCAATGCAGCGTGGTTTACGGAACAGAAACAGGGAACTCAAAGAAACTTGGAACGGAACTTGTTAAAAAACTAAAAGAGTTGGGTGTTTCTGCAAAATTAAAAAGTACTGATACGTATAAAGCAAAAGATCTCAAAGAAGAAGAATACTTATTTGTGGTAGTATCCACACATGGGGATGGGGAACCGCCCCAAGCAGCCAAACCATTCATTCAAATTTTAAATGATTCCAAAGACTCATTATCAAAAGTAAAATTTGCAGTACTCGGGTTAGGTGATACGAGTTACCCACTATTTTGCCAAACGGGTGAAGATGTTGATTCCATGTTAGAAAAGTTAGGTGCAGAACGGATTCAACCATTAGGTAAGTGTGACGTAGATTTTGATTTGGTCGCAAAACCATGGATGAGTGAACTCATCTCCAAGCTCAATGCACATTCTAAAACAGCAACTACGCAAAGTCCTAAACCAACTCAGAATCCTGCGTCAAAACCGACATCTGGTGGAAAGGTTGTTTATGAAGGGGCAGTTGTCACAAATATTGTTTTGAATGATGTTGGTGCTAGTAAATCAACCAGACATATTGAAATCAAAACCACTGTGCCGATCGATTATCTTCCTGGGGATAGTGCAGGTTTTCTTGCTTATAACCGTGAGGATGAAGTAAACAGAATTTTATCCTTATTAAAAACAGATCGTGAAACTCGTGTTACCTATAAAGGGGAAACATGGATGGCTTATGATTTATTTCGTAAAAAAGTTTCAATTCGTTTTTTGCCAGACCGTGTCATTCAAAAATATGCAGGACTCATTGGAAAAGAACTACCTTCGGGTAAATTGGATTTGGATGTTTTATTAACATTAAATCCTTCTGAAAAACAATTAGAACTCCAAACTCTTGTGGATATTTTAGAGCCGATTGTTCCTAGGTATTATTCCATTGCCTCCAGTCCATCGGCACATGGGGAAGAGGAAGTACATCTAACAGTGGCAGAGGTGGAGATCGAAACATTTACGGGAATCAAAACCGGTTTTTGTTCTGGTTTTTTGTCAGAATTGAAAGAAGGAGACGTGGTTCCTTTTTTCATTCAAAGAAATAATTCCTTTCGATTGCCAAGTCCTGATACGGATATCATCATGATTGGGCCGGGGACTGGAATTGCTCCTTTCAGAAGTTTTTTATTTGAAAGAGAACAAAATTCCGGGAACGGCAAAAACTGGTTATTTTTTGGAGAAAGAAATTTTGTCTCCGATTTTTATTACCAAACAGAACTTTTGGAACTGATGGATACTGGCGTATTGCACAGGTTAAATGCTGCTTTTTCCAGAGACACAAAACAGAAAGTATATGTGCAAGACAGAATGGGTGAAAATGCTGCAGAACTTCTGAAATGGATCGAAAATGGAGCAGTGATTTATCTTTGTGGGTCAAAAGATCCAATGAGTAAGGATGTCGACCGCAAACTCATTGAAATTTTATCAGAAAGAACATTTGATACAGGAAAAGATGCTTCCGATTATCTAAAAGAATTGGAAGAAGCCGGTCGCTACATTAAGGACGTATACTGA
- the hemB gene encoding porphobilinogen synthase, translating into MKKQTLRLRSNEYLRNLGETGSLNVKKMIQPLFLVEGIKDKEPIKGLTDVFRDTNKTILNQIESDLKMGVTQFLLFMVPKDKSDTSFPKDFYHTNISFIKKTFPNMFLWLDTCICSVTTTGHCCHFHKTGAIDLEFTLQRLSDLALIYADAGADGIAPSDMMDGRVGSHRKILDANGHSMTPIMSYSTKFKSNFYGPFRGAADSAPQFGDRSGYQLDVRDRDTAIQTSIRDKEEGADLLMVKPGMTAIDLIGPIKEKTGLPTGAYQVSGEYASLVYLAKEGFLNFEDGLKETWDVFRRAGSSYLITYGARLAQRLYL; encoded by the coding sequence ATGAAAAAACAAACACTACGATTACGTTCCAATGAGTATTTAAGGAATCTTGGAGAAACAGGTTCGCTCAATGTAAAAAAGATGATCCAACCACTTTTTCTCGTAGAAGGGATAAAAGACAAAGAACCCATCAAAGGACTAACTGATGTTTTCCGTGATACAAATAAAACTATTTTAAACCAAATCGAATCTGATTTAAAAATGGGAGTCACACAATTTTTATTATTTATGGTTCCGAAAGATAAATCGGACACAAGTTTTCCTAAAGATTTTTATCATACAAATATCAGTTTTATCAAAAAAACTTTTCCAAACATGTTCTTATGGTTGGATACTTGCATCTGTTCGGTGACAACCACTGGTCATTGTTGTCATTTTCATAAAACAGGTGCCATTGATCTTGAGTTCACTTTACAAAGACTATCAGACCTTGCTCTCATTTATGCAGATGCTGGAGCTGATGGCATTGCACCAAGTGATATGATGGATGGTCGAGTTGGCTCCCATAGAAAAATCCTGGATGCCAATGGCCACTCTATGACACCTATCATGAGTTACTCGACAAAATTTAAAAGTAATTTCTATGGACCATTCCGAGGTGCTGCCGACTCTGCACCACAATTTGGGGATAGAAGTGGATACCAATTGGATGTTCGCGATCGGGACACTGCAATTCAAACCTCCATTCGAGACAAAGAAGAAGGTGCAGACTTACTGATGGTAAAACCAGGAATGACGGCAATTGATCTCATTGGCCCTATCAAAGAAAAAACTGGGCTTCCCACTGGTGCCTACCAAGTGAGTGGCGAGTATGCAAGCCTTGTGTATTTGGCCAAAGAAGGTTTTCTAAACTTTGAAGATGGGTTAAAGGAAACTTGGGATGTCTTTCGAAGGGCTGGTTCTTCTTATTTAATTACTTATGGTGCGAGATTGGCTCAAAGGTTGTATTTATGA
- a CDS encoding precorrin-2 dehydrogenase/sirohydrochlorin ferrochelatase family protein yields MNFKKYPIFLNLENKNILIVGGGNACLEKLNGLEFTGAKIHIISINFSPEVKNFLAKYPNIATEERAVREEDLNHRDIIFLGTSDSNTNQKFRALAKEKGIWVNSVDDPKNCDFYSSSSVSIGPVQFAISTDGKFAGVSSTLRKIFEEILPEEDHELMETLFEMRRNLKTILPKDEERRLALKEIVQNLNSKYFHKS; encoded by the coding sequence ATGAATTTTAAAAAATATCCCATCTTCCTCAATTTAGAGAATAAAAATATTCTGATTGTTGGCGGAGGGAACGCTTGTTTAGAGAAACTAAATGGTCTCGAATTTACTGGTGCTAAAATCCATATCATCTCAATCAATTTTAGCCCTGAGGTAAAAAATTTTTTAGCAAAGTATCCAAACATCGCCACAGAAGAACGTGCTGTGAGAGAAGAAGATCTAAATCATCGGGATATTATTTTTTTAGGAACCAGTGATTCAAACACAAATCAAAAATTTAGAGCCCTCGCCAAAGAAAAAGGGATCTGGGTCAATTCAGTGGATGATCCAAAAAATTGTGACTTTTATTCTTCTTCTTCCGTATCCATTGGCCCTGTACAATTTGCAATCTCCACCGATGGAAAGTTTGCTGGAGTGTCCTCTACACTACGAAAAATTTTTGAAGAAATTCTTCCTGAAGAGGATCATGAACTTATGGAAACTCTTTTTGAAATGCGGAGGAACTTAAAAACTATCCTTCCTAAAGATGAAGAAAGAAGACTCGCCTTAAAAGAAATCGTCCAAAACTTAAATTCAAAATACTTTCATAAATCCTAA
- the hemC gene encoding hydroxymethylbilane synthase: MSDTIKIGGRSSLLSRIQILSVITALQQKNKTKTFQTVFRESAGDKDLKTPLWQFPGQGIFTKDLQEDLLNYKIDIAIHSWKDMDLRERKETILVPILPREDVRDVLLFKRNKWISAPTDITILTSSPRREHHIKDFVKSYFPTPINSFQVNIESVRGNIQTRLRKYLDHENGGIIVAKAALDRILNFEDLENQIPELNEVKQLIRDTISLSLFMVMPSSIFPSAPAQGALCAEIRKGDKHLESLLREISNADAETTANEERKILSQYGGGCHQKIGVSVLIRDYGKITFISGETEDGKKLFSKELSESPDLIFNKTEVWPPNAKMAARQRERLTYNIPKDVDVFVSRGYAFPLDLSVNPTNQILWSAGLSTWKDLALRGFWVNGTCDGLGESEPPLIDLLLGRTPNFVKLTHVDSDKHNSIYPVIPTYFVSAPEIPVPFDITNIKAAYWRSGSEFDIVTKRFPELLDVIHFVGPGSTFKKIKQTIGEEASKERVFVSLSFDSWVEKYIKP, translated from the coding sequence TTGTCTGATACTATTAAAATCGGAGGAAGGTCATCTCTTCTTTCTCGAATCCAAATCCTTTCTGTAATAACAGCACTCCAACAAAAAAATAAAACAAAAACATTCCAAACCGTGTTTCGTGAATCTGCAGGTGACAAAGATTTAAAAACACCTCTCTGGCAGTTTCCTGGGCAAGGAATTTTTACAAAAGACCTACAAGAAGATTTATTAAATTACAAAATTGATATTGCCATTCATTCCTGGAAAGATATGGATTTAAGGGAACGTAAAGAAACAATCCTTGTCCCAATCCTACCAAGAGAAGATGTGCGAGATGTTTTATTATTCAAAAGAAATAAGTGGATTTCAGCACCAACTGACATCACAATCCTAACGTCTTCCCCCAGAAGAGAACACCATATTAAGGACTTCGTAAAATCTTATTTTCCAACTCCTATCAATTCGTTTCAAGTCAACATTGAATCGGTCAGAGGAAATATCCAAACTAGACTACGAAAATATTTAGATCATGAAAACGGCGGAATCATCGTAGCCAAAGCAGCTTTAGACCGAATTTTAAATTTTGAAGATTTAGAAAATCAAATCCCAGAACTAAATGAAGTAAAACAACTGATTAGAGATACAATCAGCCTTTCTTTGTTTATGGTGATGCCTTCCTCTATTTTCCCGAGTGCCCCAGCACAAGGCGCTCTTTGTGCGGAAATCAGAAAAGGAGATAAACACCTAGAATCTTTACTTAGAGAAATCAGCAATGCAGATGCGGAAACCACAGCCAATGAAGAAAGAAAAATATTATCACAGTATGGCGGTGGCTGCCACCAAAAAATCGGAGTTTCTGTATTAATCAGAGATTACGGAAAGATAACTTTCATTAGCGGAGAAACCGAAGATGGGAAAAAACTTTTTTCCAAAGAATTATCCGAAAGTCCCGATTTAATCTTTAACAAAACTGAAGTCTGGCCTCCCAACGCGAAAATGGCTGCAAGACAAAGAGAACGACTCACGTATAATATCCCCAAAGATGTGGATGTTTTTGTTTCACGAGGGTATGCTTTCCCACTGGATTTATCCGTAAATCCAACAAACCAAATCCTTTGGTCTGCAGGACTTTCTACATGGAAAGATTTAGCACTTAGAGGATTTTGGGTCAACGGCACCTGTGATGGATTAGGTGAAAGTGAACCACCTCTAATTGACCTACTTTTAGGCCGAACACCGAACTTTGTCAAACTCACACATGTTGATTCAGACAAACACAATAGTATATATCCAGTCATTCCAACCTATTTTGTTTCAGCACCAGAAATCCCAGTTCCTTTTGATATTACAAATATCAAAGCAGCATATTGGCGCAGTGGCTCTGAGTTTGATATTGTTACCAAACGATTTCCCGAATTATTAGATGTCATTCATTTTGTAGGACCAGGTTCCACGTTCAAAAAAATCAAACAGACCATCGGTGAAGAAGCATCCAAGGAAAGAGTTTTTGTTTCATTATCTTTTGATTCTTGGGTAGAAAAGTATATAAAACCATGA
- the msrB gene encoding peptide-methionine (R)-S-oxide reductase MsrB: MMNEENWKEKLTPLQYQVTREKGTERPFTGEYYEHKEKGTYLCVCCGEALFSSQAKYDSGSGWPSYYEPVKKEAVITESDQTHGMVRTEILCQNCGAHLGHVFPDGPRPTGLRYCVNSASLKFQKE; this comes from the coding sequence ATGATGAACGAAGAAAACTGGAAGGAAAAACTCACTCCCTTACAATACCAAGTCACAAGGGAAAAAGGCACCGAACGCCCGTTCACTGGTGAATACTATGAACATAAAGAGAAGGGGACTTACCTTTGTGTATGTTGTGGAGAGGCTTTGTTTTCCTCTCAAGCGAAGTATGATTCGGGGAGTGGTTGGCCTAGTTATTATGAGCCAGTAAAAAAAGAAGCAGTCATAACAGAATCAGACCAGACACATGGAATGGTTCGGACAGAAATTCTTTGCCAGAACTGTGGAGCTCACCTCGGTCATGTTTTTCCAGATGGTCCAAGGCCCACGGGTTTACGGTATTGTGTGAACTCTGCTTCTTTAAAATTCCAAAAGGAATGA
- the cobA gene encoding uroporphyrinogen-III C-methyltransferase, whose translation MSSNKTEHGFVSFVSGGPGPIDLLTLRGRSRIESADVILYDALLDPGFLDLFPESAQILYVGKRASEHARTQSEINSLLVEFATQGKHVVRLKGGDASIFGRLAEEIQSLEGAGISFEVIPGVSSVTTGVAELGLSLTVRGISRQIIILDGHTILEDERSWIGMENFLGTIAILMGSKKTKELAETLIQKGIKGETPIVLAENVGRGNPIYTTSTLAETALDEIKKQSTGPGILYVGEVIRPLLDRMEKSLGLTAKKSN comes from the coding sequence ATGTCCTCCAATAAGACAGAACATGGATTTGTCAGTTTTGTGAGTGGTGGCCCTGGCCCCATTGACCTTTTGACCCTCCGAGGACGGAGTCGTATCGAATCCGCTGACGTCATTCTCTATGATGCCCTTCTTGATCCCGGTTTTTTAGACTTATTTCCCGAGAGCGCACAAATCCTTTATGTCGGAAAAAGAGCCTCGGAACACGCCCGCACCCAATCAGAAATCAATTCCCTTCTTGTTGAATTCGCCACCCAAGGAAAACATGTGGTTCGTTTGAAAGGAGGTGACGCTTCTATTTTTGGAAGACTCGCAGAAGAGATCCAAAGTTTAGAAGGAGCGGGAATCTCTTTTGAGGTAATCCCTGGAGTGAGTTCCGTAACTACCGGTGTTGCTGAGCTAGGTCTCTCACTGACTGTTCGTGGAATTTCCAGACAAATCATCATCCTTGACGGTCATACCATTTTAGAAGATGAACGCAGTTGGATCGGGATGGAAAATTTTTTAGGAACCATTGCCATTCTCATGGGAAGTAAAAAAACAAAGGAACTTGCAGAAACTCTCATCCAGAAGGGAATCAAAGGGGAAACACCTATCGTTCTTGCAGAAAATGTGGGAAGAGGAAATCCGATTTATACAACATCTACTCTCGCAGAAACAGCGTTAGACGAAATCAAAAAACAATCCACTGGCCCAGGAATTCTTTATGTAGGAGAGGTGATTCGTCCTTTACTCGATCGTATGGAAAAATCTCTCGGCCTTACTGCAAAAAAATCAAACTAA
- a CDS encoding NAD(P)-binding domain-containing protein: MWSNLILLHSNDPIDKPLDEKCLEVWQTCQRSIAFSDRRIFSISESERFYKGYEVFHGYEAYRFLLEVVSGLRSKLFGESEIQAQFRDRFREEKATDSTFALSLLRLRDQILEHTKQIRSKYLTGIGRQTYGSVADSYLQNHKTVTLLGTGKLANSILPYLVSKDKEVHLIGRNQTKLAELQKEFSITTHHWEDYKPMNEAIVIASSFLPFNWESMIESSSLILDFRETTISNSNYKNYIPLSKILSDLQETDEQIQTVKMDLQYFLTELTREREEEQIHIMNGWEDLLV; this comes from the coding sequence ATGTGGTCAAATCTGATTCTATTACATTCAAATGATCCCATAGATAAACCTTTAGACGAAAAATGCCTAGAGGTTTGGCAAACATGCCAAAGATCCATTGCATTTAGTGACCGTCGTATTTTCTCCATCTCTGAATCCGAAAGATTTTACAAAGGATACGAAGTTTTTCACGGTTATGAAGCCTATCGGTTTCTTCTGGAAGTTGTTTCCGGTCTTCGATCAAAACTTTTTGGAGAGTCGGAAATCCAAGCACAGTTTAGAGATCGCTTTAGAGAAGAAAAAGCAACTGACTCTACATTTGCACTCTCTCTCTTAAGATTACGTGATCAGATTTTAGAACATACCAAACAAATTCGATCCAAATATTTAACAGGGATTGGCAGACAAACTTACGGAAGTGTAGCAGACTCTTATTTGCAAAATCATAAAACAGTTACGCTACTTGGAACTGGTAAATTGGCAAATTCCATCCTTCCCTATCTTGTTTCCAAAGATAAGGAAGTGCACCTGATTGGCCGTAACCAAACAAAACTCGCGGAGTTACAAAAAGAATTTTCGATTACAACTCATCACTGGGAAGATTACAAACCGATGAACGAAGCTATCGTCATTGCATCTAGTTTTCTGCCATTTAACTGGGAATCAATGATTGAAAGTTCTTCTTTAATTTTAGATTTTAGAGAAACGACAATCAGTAACTCTAATTATAAAAATTATATCCCACTTTCAAAAATTCTAAGTGATCTACAAGAAACCGATGAACAAATTCAAACTGTAAAGATGGATTTACAATACTTTCTCACTGAACTCACCAGGGAACGCGAGGAGGAACAAATACACATAATGAATGGATGGGAAGATTTACTTGTCTGA
- a CDS encoding LBF_1134 family protein has translation MKLISISFFFCLLFSACAGGNIKIKIKPDLSGDLVLYQKKITKKPSGMFFGTGLVPNGELEISIRERAYRFQNYTHILPPGFRFIQFTEDQIPEIQLVVDTSKSSQLLSALEINRDEINSILTEAKLRDDLLRFNTLVEFIQFEIQFPFPIKKVKFADPRTPGEWTARLDSNEKLVVNIPLHSVWSNEHQITTIQIYPDTN, from the coding sequence ATGAAACTGATTTCAATTTCCTTTTTTTTCTGTCTGTTGTTTTCTGCCTGTGCTGGTGGAAATATTAAAATAAAGATTAAACCGGATCTCTCTGGTGATTTGGTTTTGTATCAGAAAAAAATTACAAAAAAACCATCTGGGATGTTTTTTGGGACGGGACTTGTTCCCAATGGTGAATTAGAAATCAGCATCAGAGAAAGGGCGTATCGGTTTCAAAATTATACTCATATACTTCCTCCAGGATTTCGATTCATTCAATTTACAGAAGATCAAATTCCTGAAATCCAACTGGTTGTGGATACTAGTAAGTCTTCGCAGCTTTTGTCAGCTTTGGAAATCAATAGAGATGAAATTAACTCCATTTTAACTGAAGCAAAACTTCGAGATGATTTACTTAGGTTCAACACACTTGTTGAGTTCATTCAGTTTGAAATTCAATTTCCATTTCCGATTAAAAAGGTGAAATTTGCAGATCCAAGAACTCCGGGTGAGTGGACGGCAAGACTCGATAGTAATGAAAAGTTAGTTGTGAATATTCCCTTACATTCGGTTTGGTCAAACGAACACCAAATCACAACCATTCAGATTTATCCTGATACAAATTAG